One Endozoicomonas gorgoniicola DNA window includes the following coding sequences:
- a CDS encoding integrase domain-containing protein: MSRYHSKSNRNYGYGKQLSYAGRNALKTTMAGQHHSIATHSERWQRFCDWAKTQDIKEAHQINNHTLKDYAGYLKARLNGQGKSIAVSTAQNRLSTCNTVLKALRGNNDIFISPAEALDAKRCHIRTEPPELSRVKLAAAQQELYRQGHGRIAALLGLCRELGLRSREAALLDCQKALIQAKENGVIDIERGTKGGRGKSTVTSPSRVERLVPVSDTATKALEAAVAIQNNQQENKDNLVPINQRLPDFLSAVRHNSGAVLKKHGLNNRHDLRAAYACERYQQITHHLAPVIAGKRECVKSVDRKAREAIALVLGHQRTDVVASYLGSAR, translated from the coding sequence ATGTCTCGTTATCACAGTAAATCTAACCGGAATTATGGCTATGGCAAGCAACTCAGTTACGCCGGACGTAATGCTTTGAAAACGACTATGGCAGGCCAGCACCACAGCATTGCGACTCATTCGGAACGCTGGCAGCGGTTTTGCGACTGGGCTAAGACCCAAGACATTAAAGAAGCCCATCAAATCAACAATCACACCCTGAAAGACTACGCAGGATATTTAAAAGCCAGACTCAACGGACAAGGCAAATCCATTGCCGTATCAACAGCACAAAACCGATTATCCACCTGTAACACCGTTCTCAAAGCCCTGCGTGGCAACAACGATATTTTTATTAGTCCCGCCGAAGCCCTTGACGCCAAACGCTGCCATATCCGTACAGAACCACCGGAACTCAGTCGTGTAAAACTCGCTGCTGCACAACAGGAACTTTATCGCCAGGGGCATGGTCGCATTGCTGCTTTGTTGGGTTTATGTCGTGAACTCGGCCTGCGCTCCAGAGAAGCTGCTCTTCTGGACTGCCAGAAAGCGCTGATTCAAGCCAAAGAAAACGGTGTGATCGATATAGAGCGAGGCACCAAAGGTGGTAGAGGCAAGTCTACTGTCACCAGCCCCAGCCGTGTCGAACGGTTAGTGCCAGTCAGTGATACCGCTACGAAAGCTCTTGAAGCCGCAGTAGCGATTCAGAATAATCAGCAAGAAAACAAAGACAACCTGGTTCCCATAAACCAACGTCTGCCGGATTTTTTGTCAGCTGTTCGTCATAACAGTGGTGCGGTTTTGAAAAAGCACGGGCTGAACAATCGCCATGACCTGAGAGCCGCTTATGCCTGTGAGCGGTATCAGCAGATCACCCACCATCTTGCGCCTGTTATTGCAGGCAAGCGGGAATGTGTGAAGTCAGTCGATAGAAAGGCGAGAGAGGCTATAGCTCTGGTGCTTGGGCACCAAAGGACGGATGTAGTGGCAAGTTATTTAGGTTCGGCTCGGTAA
- a CDS encoding Fic family protein gives MFKTIDDLKQQLDALRPLPKHSVQSLHEALVLEWTYHSNAIEGNTLTLKETKVVLEGITVGGKSMREHFEAINHREAIEWVESVVVKDEPFSERLIKSIHQLVLKNIDDSNAGRYRQENVMIAGAEHTPPDHLHLPMLMAELVQEYQQQDCHPVERAARLHVDFVGIHPFVDGNGRTARLLMNFDLMTSGYLPVIIKTEHRLAYYEALDKAHTTQHYQDYIAMVVAAQEEALNQYLSIVG, from the coding sequence ATGTTTAAAACCATTGATGACCTTAAACAGCAGCTGGACGCTTTGCGCCCACTGCCGAAACACAGTGTCCAATCCCTGCATGAAGCATTGGTGCTGGAATGGACGTATCACTCGAATGCCATTGAGGGCAACACTCTGACGCTCAAGGAAACCAAGGTGGTGCTGGAAGGCATTACCGTGGGCGGCAAGTCCATGAGGGAGCATTTTGAAGCGATCAACCACAGGGAAGCCATTGAGTGGGTAGAATCCGTCGTTGTGAAGGATGAGCCATTCAGTGAGCGATTGATCAAATCTATTCATCAGCTGGTGTTGAAGAACATTGATGACAGCAACGCCGGACGCTATCGGCAGGAAAATGTCATGATTGCCGGTGCAGAACATACACCGCCTGATCATTTACACCTGCCTATGCTTATGGCTGAACTGGTGCAGGAGTATCAGCAACAGGACTGCCATCCGGTAGAACGGGCGGCTCGGCTGCATGTGGATTTTGTTGGCATTCATCCCTTTGTGGATGGTAATGGCAGAACCGCAAGGCTGCTGATGAATTTCGATCTGATGACCAGTGGCTACCTGCCAGTGATTATCAAGACCGAACACCGCCTTGCCTATTATGAAGCCTTGGATAAGGCGCATACTACACAGCACTATCAGGATTATATTGCTATGGTGGTGGCTGCTCAGGAAGAAGCCCTGAACCAATATCTCAGTATTGTCGGTTAA
- a CDS encoding IS30 family transposase, translating into MAYTHLSSEERYYIETELKNGTSQNKIAKKLGRSQPTVSREVNRNKGQRGYRHQQANRTARQRHKDKPKAIKLTDDIKQRISNDIRSDWSPEQVAGRLEKDGVIKLHHETIYQFVADDKRRGGSLYKHLRHQKKTYRKRYGSAHNRTGIPNRVGIEERPEVVNNRERVGDWEADTVIGKNHKGAIATLDERKTKLRLAVPLPGKKAKAVKQGIIDVLKPLKRFVKTITYDNGKEFVQHESIAKALKCDSYFAAPYHSWERGQNENANGLLRQYFPKSMELNGVTEKDVIIAVDKLNNRPRKCLGYKTPYEAFKESTGIDARKVMGYALMT; encoded by the coding sequence ATGGCCTATACACACCTGAGCTCTGAAGAGAGATATTATATCGAAACTGAACTCAAAAATGGGACTTCACAAAACAAAATTGCTAAAAAGCTTGGCCGTTCACAGCCTACCGTGTCGCGAGAAGTAAACCGCAATAAAGGGCAAAGAGGGTACAGGCACCAACAGGCTAATCGCACAGCTCGGCAGCGGCACAAAGATAAGCCAAAAGCTATTAAGCTGACAGACGACATTAAACAACGTATTTCAAACGATATCCGTTCAGATTGGAGTCCTGAACAAGTGGCTGGAAGGCTTGAAAAGGACGGTGTAATCAAGCTGCATCATGAGACGATTTATCAATTTGTAGCGGATGATAAACGGCGCGGAGGCTCGCTCTATAAGCACTTGAGGCACCAGAAAAAAACTTATCGAAAGCGATACGGTTCAGCTCATAACCGAACCGGTATACCAAATCGGGTTGGCATTGAAGAACGCCCCGAAGTGGTCAACAACAGAGAGCGAGTTGGTGACTGGGAAGCTGATACTGTAATAGGTAAAAATCATAAAGGAGCCATCGCTACATTAGATGAACGAAAAACCAAGCTTCGCCTTGCTGTCCCTCTACCAGGCAAGAAGGCAAAAGCGGTTAAACAGGGAATAATTGACGTACTCAAGCCTCTGAAAAGGTTTGTAAAGACAATAACATACGACAATGGAAAGGAGTTTGTTCAGCATGAATCAATTGCCAAAGCTTTAAAATGTGACAGCTACTTTGCTGCCCCCTACCATTCTTGGGAAAGAGGCCAGAATGAGAATGCTAATGGTTTGCTAAGGCAGTATTTCCCCAAGTCGATGGAGCTTAATGGCGTGACAGAAAAAGATGTCATCATTGCAGTGGATAAGCTGAACAACAGGCCAAGAAAGTGCCTGGGCTACAAGACTCCTTATGAGGCATTTAAAGAGTCAACTGGAATAGATGCAAGAAAAGTCATGGGTTATGCACTTATGACTTGA
- a CDS encoding recombinase RecT translates to MTHQDGANDLVARFAERYGFREDELLNTLAQTAFRQSNGSVPTREQLLSLLSVADKYNLDPFVRQIYALSDRRGGVLPVISVDGWIAVMNSYPDSDGIEFHYPDELVTLDDDMKPCHPWADCVVYRKDRSHPVKVREYLDELYRPAPIKNGKKFPGPWQTCPKRMLRHKAQAQGIRLAYGLSGLFEPDEAERILETQLGEPEVPSLQVQAVADGPALVTPDKTATTQPKEKAAIPDSGEFKTPDTTEAPQAGVIEVDSVEVPEPSDIDPQILSFIEQVVGRARETGAYTAAQGFAEERFKEDANALNYCLFKLDQAQAASHSPVCTAA, encoded by the coding sequence ATGACTCACCAAGACGGTGCTAACGATTTAGTGGCTCGCTTTGCTGAACGCTACGGCTTCAGAGAAGATGAATTACTGAATACACTGGCACAAACTGCTTTCCGACAATCAAACGGTTCTGTTCCCACTCGGGAACAGCTGCTTTCTTTGTTGTCTGTGGCGGATAAATACAACCTTGACCCATTTGTTCGACAGATTTATGCGCTGAGTGACCGCCGTGGCGGTGTTCTGCCGGTGATATCTGTAGACGGCTGGATTGCCGTGATGAACTCGTATCCCGACAGTGACGGGATAGAGTTTCACTATCCTGATGAGCTGGTCACTCTGGATGACGATATGAAACCCTGTCACCCTTGGGCTGACTGTGTAGTGTATCGGAAAGACCGGAGCCATCCCGTGAAGGTGCGGGAATATCTGGACGAGTTATATCGTCCGGCTCCCATCAAGAATGGCAAGAAATTCCCCGGCCCCTGGCAGACCTGTCCCAAAAGAATGTTGAGACACAAAGCTCAGGCGCAGGGAATAAGATTGGCCTACGGCCTCAGCGGACTGTTTGAGCCTGATGAAGCGGAACGTATTCTGGAAACCCAGTTGGGTGAGCCAGAGGTTCCTTCTTTGCAGGTTCAAGCTGTCGCAGATGGCCCGGCACTCGTAACACCGGACAAAACTGCCACTACACAGCCAAAGGAGAAAGCAGCAATACCGGATTCTGGAGAATTCAAAACTCCCGATACCACCGAAGCCCCGCAAGCCGGAGTGATTGAAGTGGACTCTGTAGAGGTACCTGAACCTTCAGACATTGACCCACAAATTCTGTCCTTTATCGAACAGGTCGTGGGTCGTGCCAGAGAGACAGGCGCTTACACAGCAGCACAAGGATTTGCTGAGGAACGGTTTAAGGAGGATGCCAACGCCCTGAACTATTGCTTGTTCAAGCTGGATCAGGCACAGGCAGCCAGCCATTCTCCCGTGTGCACTGCGGCATGA
- the ltrA gene encoding group II intron reverse transcriptase/maturase, translating into MNHDLLSCALEPANLLKAWKQVRSNKGAPGIDGITIKAYPDFARQHWPSARQALLNGTYRPSPVLRAVIEKPDGGERLLGIPTVMDRVIQQAIVQVLSPIFDPDFSPSSFGYRPGRSAQDAVQQVNRYIKQGLHQAVDVDLSKFFDTVSHDVLMSRVSRKIHDKRLLKLIGRYLRAGVMIDGQCYPTRVGMPQGGPLSPLLSNVLLDDLDKELEYRGHCFARYCDDFVILVGSQRAGERVMESITRYLERRLKLRINPTKSKVVKATEAEFLSFTFTGKRIRWSEKSLNRFRRKILKLTGRSWGVSMEYRLKKLAEYIRGWMGYFRITEYYSPIPRLDQWIRRRIRCCFIKQWRKPKTRYRNLIRLGVDHIKAASIAASSKGYYRLSKTYAAQLALNDSFLSKLGLVSLKDLWIRFHHPR; encoded by the coding sequence TTGAACCACGATCTACTGAGTTGCGCACTGGAACCTGCCAATTTGCTGAAAGCATGGAAACAAGTCAGAAGTAACAAAGGGGCTCCCGGAATAGATGGGATCACCATTAAAGCCTATCCTGACTTTGCCCGTCAGCACTGGCCTTCAGCGCGCCAAGCCTTACTCAATGGGACTTACAGACCATCTCCCGTCCTTCGGGCTGTTATAGAAAAGCCCGATGGTGGAGAACGGTTGCTGGGCATCCCGACAGTCATGGATCGAGTGATACAACAGGCCATTGTGCAGGTATTATCACCCATCTTTGATCCTGACTTCTCTCCCAGCAGCTTCGGTTACAGACCGGGAAGGTCTGCACAAGACGCTGTACAACAGGTTAATCGATACATTAAGCAGGGGCTGCATCAGGCGGTTGATGTTGATCTGAGTAAATTCTTTGACACAGTCAGCCACGATGTTCTTATGTCGAGAGTCTCTCGAAAGATTCACGACAAGCGTCTGTTGAAACTGATTGGCCGCTACCTTCGTGCTGGCGTCATGATTGATGGGCAATGCTACCCAACCCGGGTAGGTATGCCACAAGGCGGTCCACTTTCACCGCTGCTGTCGAATGTCCTTCTCGATGACCTGGACAAGGAACTGGAGTACCGGGGGCATTGTTTCGCGCGCTACTGCGATGACTTTGTGATCCTCGTTGGCAGCCAGCGAGCCGGGGAGCGAGTGATGGAAAGCATCACCCGTTACCTTGAGCGCAGGCTGAAACTGAGGATAAACCCGACAAAGAGCAAGGTGGTGAAAGCTACCGAAGCTGAGTTCCTGAGTTTTACCTTCACAGGGAAGCGAATCCGCTGGTCGGAGAAGAGTCTGAACCGTTTCAGGCGAAAAATCCTGAAACTCACCGGCCGAAGCTGGGGAGTATCGATGGAATATCGCTTGAAGAAGCTGGCCGAATATATCCGGGGCTGGATGGGTTATTTCAGAATAACCGAATATTACAGTCCCATACCACGACTGGATCAATGGATACGTCGGCGGATTCGCTGTTGTTTTATCAAGCAATGGCGAAAGCCGAAAACCCGTTACAGAAATTTAATCAGGTTAGGTGTTGATCACATCAAGGCCGCCTCGATTGCAGCCAGTAGCAAAGGGTATTACCGGCTAAGCAAAACCTATGCGGCACAGTTAGCATTAAACGACAGTTTTCTCAGTAAACTCGGGCTTGTTTCCCTGAAAGACTTGTGGATCAGGTTTCACCACCCTCGGTGA
- a CDS encoding integron integrase, which produces MRLQQRFQIAIRSANYSLATERAYWDWVKRFIKFHKMRHPDSLTGENIRDFLTHLVMKKQVAVSTQQQALSALVFLYKQVLGRDNITITDWLNAKRPKKLPVVLSTTEASSVLSCLKGTPLLIAQLMYGAGLRLKEAVRLRVQDVDFGRMEITVRHGKGGKDRMTLLPKVTVESLQQQIEISRQLHCKALDEGVCFVHLPNALARKYPNAAKELAWQYIFSSTQLSKDPRTGNMGRHHINERGIQSAVKNAVRQAGVNKNASCHTFRHSFATHLLESGYDIRTVQELLGHANVNTTMIYTHVLNRGGKAVLSPVDR; this is translated from the coding sequence ATGCGACTTCAACAAAGGTTTCAGATTGCCATTCGTTCTGCCAATTATTCCCTCGCCACCGAACGTGCCTATTGGGATTGGGTCAAGAGGTTTATCAAATTTCATAAAATGCGCCATCCCGATTCCTTAACAGGAGAAAATATTCGTGATTTCCTCACTCATTTAGTGATGAAAAAACAGGTCGCAGTCAGTACCCAGCAGCAAGCCTTGAGCGCTCTTGTCTTTTTATATAAGCAAGTACTGGGACGCGACAATATAACAATCACTGACTGGCTCAATGCAAAACGTCCTAAGAAACTCCCTGTTGTGCTATCCACGACTGAAGCAAGCTCTGTACTCTCTTGTCTCAAAGGGACTCCGCTGTTAATTGCTCAATTGATGTACGGGGCTGGCCTCCGGCTCAAAGAGGCTGTACGACTGAGGGTTCAGGATGTTGATTTTGGACGTATGGAAATTACTGTACGCCATGGTAAGGGCGGAAAAGACAGAATGACTCTGTTACCTAAAGTGACCGTTGAATCGTTGCAACAACAAATCGAGATATCCCGACAGCTTCACTGTAAAGCACTGGATGAAGGGGTGTGCTTTGTTCATCTTCCCAATGCGCTTGCAAGAAAATACCCCAATGCCGCAAAAGAGCTGGCATGGCAATATATTTTTTCCAGTACACAACTGAGTAAAGACCCAAGAACTGGCAACATGGGGCGTCATCACATTAATGAAAGAGGGATTCAGTCGGCTGTTAAAAACGCTGTCAGGCAAGCCGGAGTCAACAAAAATGCCAGCTGTCATACATTCCGGCATAGCTTCGCAACGCATTTATTAGAAAGCGGTTACGATATCAGAACCGTGCAAGAGCTGCTTGGTCATGCCAATGTTAATACAACGATGATATATACTCATGTGCTTAACCGAGGTGGTAAAGCGGTCTTAAGCCCTGTTGACCGCTAA
- a CDS encoding LysE family translocator: protein MEFALAVLLFAASTTVTPGPNNVMIMTSGLNHGVKKSLPHFMGICFGFPAMVVAVGLGFGIIFEKYPMLHEIIKVIGVLYLLYLAYLIASSSQSSLESNKSKPLTFLQAAIFQWVNPKAWIMATGAIAAYTTLNSSVYVQVLFIALSFFVVAS from the coding sequence ATGGAATTTGCTTTAGCTGTTTTACTGTTTGCAGCATCAACAACGGTGACCCCAGGACCAAATAACGTAATGATAATGACCTCTGGGCTGAATCATGGTGTTAAAAAGAGTTTACCTCATTTCATGGGTATTTGTTTTGGGTTTCCTGCAATGGTTGTTGCAGTTGGTTTAGGGTTTGGAATTATTTTTGAAAAATATCCAATGCTGCATGAAATTATAAAAGTTATTGGTGTTCTCTACCTTTTATATTTGGCTTATCTCATTGCGAGCTCTTCACAAAGTTCACTTGAAAGCAATAAATCAAAGCCTTTAACTTTTTTACAAGCTGCTATATTCCAGTGGGTTAATCCCAAAGCATGGATAATGGCAACAGGTGCAATAGCCGCATATACAACATTAAACTCTAGTGTTTATGTTCAGGTTTTATTTATTGCACTATCATTTTTTGTTGTTGCATCCTGA
- a CDS encoding lambda-exonuclease family protein produces MKQVNIEQRSQAWLDWRRCGVSASDAAVILGLSPYKSRWQLWLEKRGSEISSIFKEPDLSANPHVLRGMEQEDDARNQMEQALNDAPLLPVCAEWEQNPVLRASFDGLTRDGVPVELKCPTQKVYDEVKTLKDKSEGYRRAFYQVQFQILVADSQLGWLCFYRQGLPLLPVCIRRDDALIQQLQQEAIDFWNRVEEGDEPDKDPNLDVYVPTEKREQNQWQQLAMAYRQRQKRLDKLKGELDAGKSHQKQLQQQLQQLMGDFKAGEFDGLRVCRSTCSGTVDYQKALESLCQKHNLALPNLELFRRKSRQQVKVTLVDKNRQGRDSTMETIGGDLLVLNQSVSNQSFYF; encoded by the coding sequence ATGAAACAGGTCAATATTGAGCAGCGGTCACAGGCTTGGCTGGACTGGCGTCGTTGTGGTGTTTCTGCCAGTGATGCGGCTGTGATCTTAGGGCTGTCGCCTTACAAGTCACGGTGGCAGCTCTGGCTTGAAAAAAGAGGGTCAGAAATATCCAGTATCTTCAAAGAACCTGACTTGTCAGCAAATCCTCATGTGCTTCGTGGTATGGAGCAAGAGGATGATGCTCGCAATCAGATGGAGCAGGCTCTGAATGATGCGCCGCTTTTACCAGTGTGTGCAGAATGGGAACAGAACCCGGTGTTACGGGCGAGCTTCGACGGGTTGACCAGAGACGGTGTGCCGGTTGAGCTGAAATGCCCAACGCAAAAAGTATACGACGAGGTAAAAACTCTGAAGGACAAGTCAGAGGGCTATCGTCGTGCTTTTTATCAGGTGCAGTTCCAGATATTAGTGGCAGACTCCCAATTGGGCTGGCTGTGCTTTTATCGGCAAGGCTTACCCCTGTTGCCCGTATGTATTCGTCGTGATGACGCTTTAATCCAGCAACTACAGCAGGAAGCGATTGATTTCTGGAATCGGGTTGAGGAAGGCGATGAGCCGGACAAAGACCCGAATCTGGATGTGTATGTACCAACGGAAAAGCGGGAACAAAATCAGTGGCAACAACTGGCAATGGCTTACCGCCAACGTCAGAAACGTCTGGACAAACTAAAGGGTGAACTCGACGCTGGAAAATCGCACCAGAAACAGTTGCAGCAACAGCTACAACAGTTGATGGGTGATTTTAAGGCGGGTGAGTTTGATGGTCTCAGGGTTTGCCGGAGTACGTGCAGCGGCACAGTAGATTACCAGAAGGCACTGGAATCCCTTTGCCAGAAACACAACCTTGCTTTGCCCAACCTTGAGCTGTTCAGGCGCAAGAGCAGGCAGCAAGTCAAAGTCACGCTTGTTGATAAAAATCGACAGGGCCGTGACTCAACCATGGAAACTATTGGTGGCGATTTATTGGTTTTGAACCAGTCCGTTAGCAACCAAAGCTTCTATTTCTGA
- the ltrA gene encoding group II intron reverse transcriptase/maturase, with the protein MNHDLLSCALEPANLLKAWKQVRSNKGAPGIDGITIEAYPDFARQHWPSARQALLNGTYRPSPVLRAVIEKPDGGERLLGIPTVMDRVIQQAIVQVLSPIFDPDFSPSSFGYRPGRSAQDAVQQVNRYIKQGLHQAVDVDLSKFFDTVSHDVLMSRVSRKIHDKRLLKLIGRYLRAGVMIDGQCYPTRVGMPQGGPLSPLLSNVLLDDLDKELEYRGHCFARYCDDFVILVGSQRAGERVMESITRYLERRLKLRINPTKSKVVKATEAEFLSFTFTGKRIRWSEKSLNRFRRKILKLTGRSWGVSMEYRLKKLAEYIRGWMGYFRITEYYSPIPRLDQWIRRRIRCCFIKQWRKPKTRYRNLIRLGVDHIKAASIAASSKGYYRLSKTYAAQLALNDSFLSKLGLVSLKDLWIRFHHPR; encoded by the coding sequence TTGAACCACGATCTACTGAGTTGCGCACTGGAACCTGCCAATTTGCTGAAAGCATGGAAACAAGTCAGAAGCAACAAAGGGGCTCCCGGAATAGATGGGATCACCATTGAAGCCTATCCTGACTTTGCCCGTCAGCACTGGCCTTCAGCGCGCCAAGCCTTACTCAATGGGACTTACAGACCATCTCCCGTCCTTCGGGCTGTTATAGAAAAGCCCGATGGTGGAGAACGGTTGCTGGGCATCCCGACAGTCATGGATCGAGTGATACAACAGGCCATTGTGCAGGTATTATCACCCATCTTTGATCCTGACTTCTCTCCCAGCAGCTTTGGTTACAGACCGGGAAGGTCTGCACAAGACGCTGTACAACAGGTTAATCGATACATTAAGCAGGGGCTGCATCAGGCGGTTGATGTTGATCTGAGTAAATTCTTTGACACAGTCAGCCACGATGTTCTTATGTCGAGAGTCTCTCGAAAGATTCACGACAAGCGTCTGTTGAAACTGATTGGCCGCTACCTTCGTGCTGGCGTCATGATTGATGGGCAATGCTACCCAACCCGGGTAGGTATGCCACAAGGCGGTCCACTTTCACCGCTGCTGTCGAATGTCCTTCTCGATGACCTGGACAAGGAACTGGAGTACCGGGGGCATTGTTTCGCGCGCTACTGCGATGACTTTGTGATCCTCGTTGGCAGCCAGCGAGCCGGGGAGCGAGTGATGGAAAGCATCACCCGTTACCTTGAGCGCAGGCTGAAACTGAGGATAAACCCGACAAAGAGCAAGGTGGTGAAAGCTACCGAAGCTGAGTTCCTGAGTTTTACCTTCACAGGGAAGCGAATCCGCTGGTCGGAGAAGAGTCTGAACCGTTTCAGGCGAAAAATCCTGAAACTCACCGGCCGAAGCTGGGGAGTATCGATGGAATATCGCTTGAAGAAGCTGGCCGAATATATCCGGGGCTGGATGGGTTATTTCAGAATAACCGAATATTACAGTCCCATACCACGACTGGATCAATGGATACGTCGGCGGATTCGCTGTTGTTTTATCAAGCAATGGCGAAAGCCGAAAACCCGTTACAGAAATTTAATCAGGTTAGGTGTTGATCACATCAAGGCCGCCTCGATTGCAGCCAGTAGCAAAGGGTATTACCGGCTAAGCAAAACCTATGCGGCACAGTTAGCATTAAACGACAGTTTTCTCAGTAAACTCGGGCTTGTTTCCCTGAAAGACTTGTGGATCAGGTTTCACCACCCTCGGTGA